The following nucleotide sequence is from Alkalihalobacillus sp. LMS39.
AAGGAAGCTCATTAACGATTGAAGGTCATATTGATATCGGAATGGGGGAACGCAATAAAACTAAAATCTATGTCGATGAAATGATGAACCGTATTGAAGTTCTAGGGATGAAACCATTAATAAAACCAGACTCGATTGTCGCATCCTCTTATGCTAACCGATTTACAAAATAGCTTGCCCATTTCTTTCCTTTAGGAAACTTTTTTTGCCGTAGTGAATAATATAGTAACAAATACTACCGGTAAAATGAAAAAGGGAGGATATTGGAATGGCGAATAAAAAGAAAGTCGCATATTATACGTTTCTTCTCCAAAAACTCGGCATGATTACTGATGAACAGTCTCAGGAAATTTACGCAAATTTAAACATTAAAAATATGACTAAAAAAAATAAGGGGTAAACAACAAAAAGTATTTTGTATTCTATAATACATTTGCAAATTAATGCATTTAAGGAGTGGACAATTCAAACCGTCATAACATTACATTACTCCATTCTCTTGAAACATCAAATTTTCTTCATTACTATAGTTTTGTTTTTGTTATAAAACACAAAAAAGTGTCGAAGCACAGCTTTCTACATCACTGTACTTCGACACTCCTCATTCCTATTTCAGTTATTCTAGCGATAAGTAGATTGCCCAACCATCACTTGTCAAAAACACGCTCGTTTCGTCAAAGTTCTCAAGTGTATCTACATATTCAAGCTCCATTTTCTTAAGGATTTCTCCATCTTCACGGTCAATGGAATACATAAAGCCTACACCACCGATAATTTGGCTAATGAAGTACATATTATCTCCCGCAAAAGCTGCAGAGGCATTATGAAAGTCAGCTAATTCTAACGCCCATTTGTATGAATTGCTGTTCATATCATAAGCCAATAAAACACTTGTCTCATCAGAGCTACTCGAGAAGTCGTAATGGACGTACATTACATCATCTTCAATCGTTAACAATCTCTTCTTATTTAAACGATCTTCATCGACAAAAAAGCTCCGATTGACCTCTCCTGTTCGACTATCGACTTCATAAATGGCAATTCTGTCCATTTCAATATAAAAATTTCCTTCGTAACCTACAATACTATGGATATCTAAAGAAGGTACATGTTCAAAAAAGTCTCTCATATTAATTTCCCATAGCGGTTCTCCACTTACAACATCAACACCAGTAATTATATTTTGTGAACTTACGACAAAAGTATCATCCATTACAGTTAGAAACTTTGTCCAAGCTTTTTCTCCACTTTCATATTCAAATCCAAACTTCTCCGTTGTATTATATGTCCACAAAATCTCTTTTTCATCTAAATCAATCGCATGGTATGTATGTACTCTATCATTAAATAGTACATAGATATTTTCATATAAATGCACGGCTTCTATAAAAGGTTCTCTCTCCTCGTACAATGGTATTTCATCAATGACACTTCCATCCTCTTTATCAAGAAATAGTAGAGAATGTCCATCATAGACGATTAAATTATCATCATAGCTTTGCGGCTTTTCTATTATTGTCATTAATAGACTGTCTTTAAGTCTTCTTATATCGATTAGAGCGGTGCTCTCTGGATGCCATTGCCGTTCTTCCGTTTTCAAGTCCATTGCCATAGCTGAGCCACTATCTCCAAAATAGGCAATCCCATCAAAAACATTAAAAGCATTGTCAGTTATCGGTAAATCAACACGATGATTAAAAAAATCGCTAAAAACCTCCGCGTCAACTTCATAATCATCTAAACTACCAGCAATCGGTACATCACCTGGTGTGTACGTCACTATATTTTCAATTTGTACTTCTTCAATTTCTTCTTCTTCTGGGATTTCTTCTAGGTCTTCTTCCTCATCCTCATATTCAACAAAATCCGTGTTTTCAATTGGCTGCATAACATCTGTAGAATACTCATCTTCTTTCTCTCCACAGCCAACCATAATTGAAAAGAAAAGTAGACCGATTCCTGCTTTCGTTATTTTTCTCATCTGTTTCCCCTCTCCCGTTAAATTCTCTTTATTTCCACTGTTTTCCATCCTAACATAACAAAATTCACTTTTAAAGTGAGTATTTATTCACTTCACTTTTCCTAATTAGTTATTCTTCACTACAAATAGTTCTTTTTCACTGCAAACATTAAGAAAAAACGCCTTTGAGAGTTCATTTCGCAAAGGCTTTTCTCTTAGATTTCTTCTTTTTTGGCTTCGCTGGAAATATAACTGACTTATGTTACATTGAAGCTAAACAAGCATAGTCTCTTACAGGAGGTGTGGGCAGGTTGCATATTAGTTAGTTCAATGCTCTTCTTTGGAAAGAGTTCCCCAGCTCGTTAGCGTGGTCGAAGCGTAGTAGTGTGGCAACTCTCTTTAAAACAAAAATCGAGTGTCAAATTAAAATTAATTTGACACTCGATTTTTGTTTTAAAATACAGCTTCGGTTATACTCTTATTTTACTTGTTCAAGTTCGGTTTCAGCTTTTTGTTGTTCCCTCATAATTTGCCATTGGGTTTTCGCCATTTCAATATAGCGCCGGTCTTTCGTTTCATCTTTCATATGAATTAATTCTGAAAAATAAACACTTGCTTTTTGAAAATCTCCGACGCGACGATATAACTCTCCAATTATATAAGTTACATGAATTTGCGACATCTCTGTATCGGTATAATCACCCTCGAAATACGACTTTTCATACGCTTTAAGCGCATATTCCATAAAACGAGGTTCATTTTCTTCATCACCTTGTATTCGGTAAATCCACGACAATCTCATATGAAGCCCAGCCATAACAATCGGTTTTTCTTTTTTGATTTGACCAGCAAAAATCGCAAGTTTAAATGCTTGAACGGCTTGGGTAATCGTTCGCTCTTCACTATAATCATAGCGTTGTTGCCAATGAGCTGAAATTTTATCCTTTAACTCCTGTTTTCTTTTTGGATTGAAATATGAATCAGCATCATCTGAAAACGAATAACCACAATGTGGGCAAACATTCACATGATAAAACAAAGGGTTCGCTTTTTCATTTTCTGTTTCATAGTTCGAAAAAAAATCTGACTCGATGTTTCTCACTTTTTTCGCACTTGACCGAATTCTTTTTGTTTGAAATGTTGTTTTACATAGTAAGCAGTCTACTTCTTTATTATAAAATGGGTCTATACTCATGATTGCACCTCCAATAATCAACTCTCCTATCTTAATGATAGCACCTTACTCACAAAAAATAAAGATTTACACTTAAAACAATAGGACTTTTTACACTATTTCGTATGATTTACAACCTGCTCATTCTCAGTCATACTTACATTATTCACTGATAACTAAGGAGGACATGATATGTTACGAGTAGATACCCCTTCTCTTATGCTTGATATCGAAAAATTAACTCAAAATATAAAAGCGATGCAAGCTTATTCGCTCCAACACCACATTGCTTTACGACCACATATCAAAACTCATAAATCTGTTCACATTGCCAAGCTCCAATTAAAACACGGTGCTGTAGGTATAACCGTAGCGAAATTATCTGAAGCCGAAGTGATGGCAGATGCTGGAATAGAAAACATCTTTATTGCGTATCCCATTTCTGCTCCCCAAAAACTAAAAAAACTTCTTCATTTAACATTGCAAGCAAACATCACAGTAGCCATTGATAGTATAGAACAAGCAAGAATGATGAATGAGTTTTTTCAAAGTTCAAACCAAACGGTTGAAGTTTGGATAAAAGTCGATAGTGGTCTTCATCGTTGTGGTGTGACTCCTGGAGAAGAAGCTCTTTCTTTAGCTACCTTTATCACGTCTTGTTCCCAGTTACGCTTAACTGGCATCTTTACACATGCTGGTCACTCTTATGCAGCTAAAAATACTGAAGAACTTCTTCTTATCGGAGAACAAGAAGCCAAAGCAGTAGTGGAAAGTGCTTTATTATGTGAACAAGCCAATATTCCAATTTTACACCGAAGTGTCGGCTCAACCCCTACGTATCAAATATCTGGTGCGGTGGCAGGTATTACAGAAGTTCGCCCTGGCAATGCTGCATTTTTTGATATGGTGCAAGTCGGTTTAGGTGTTGCAACAGTAGAACAATGTGCGTTAACCGTATTGGCAAGTGTTGTATCTACAAAAGCAAATCGAGTCATTGTTGATAGTGGCAGTAAGTCCTTAACATCTGAACGAGGTGCTCATGGAAATGAAAGTATTAAAGGGTTTGGCTATATTAAGGAACACCCTGATTTAACAATTGAACGGCTTTCTGAAGAACATGGAATTGTCACGTTCTCTTCACCTCACACGCTACAATTAAATGACACAATTGAAATTATTCCAAATCATGCTTGTCCTGTTGTTAATTTATTTGACTCGTATTTTGTACACAAAAACGGAGAGCACATTGACACGTGGCCCGTTGATGCTCGAGGCTGTAACAAGTAAAGCATGCTAGAATAACCACTTATTTTGTCACATTTTATCTAACCGGATGGTTTTCATTTCATTCACCCATCGTTACTAGTATAATAGTTTAGACAACGATGCTTAGGAGTGAGCCCATTGTATGATTATGCTAGACATTTAGCGATGGAATTTT
It contains:
- a CDS encoding PQQ-binding-like beta-propeller repeat protein, with the translated sequence MRKITKAGIGLLFFSIMVGCGEKEDEYSTDVMQPIENTDFVEYEDEEEDLEEIPEEEEIEEVQIENIVTYTPGDVPIAGSLDDYEVDAEVFSDFFNHRVDLPITDNAFNVFDGIAYFGDSGSAMAMDLKTEERQWHPESTALIDIRRLKDSLLMTIIEKPQSYDDNLIVYDGHSLLFLDKEDGSVIDEIPLYEEREPFIEAVHLYENIYVLFNDRVHTYHAIDLDEKEILWTYNTTEKFGFEYESGEKAWTKFLTVMDDTFVVSSQNIITGVDVVSGEPLWEINMRDFFEHVPSLDIHSIVGYEGNFYIEMDRIAIYEVDSRTGEVNRSFFVDEDRLNKKRLLTIEDDVMYVHYDFSSSSDETSVLLAYDMNSNSYKWALELADFHNASAAFAGDNMYFISQIIGGVGFMYSIDREDGEILKKMELEYVDTLENFDETSVFLTSDGWAIYLSLE
- a CDS encoding DUF2225 domain-containing protein, with amino-acid sequence MSIDPFYNKEVDCLLCKTTFQTKRIRSSAKKVRNIESDFFSNYETENEKANPLFYHVNVCPHCGYSFSDDADSYFNPKRKQELKDKISAHWQQRYDYSEERTITQAVQAFKLAIFAGQIKKEKPIVMAGLHMRLSWIYRIQGDEENEPRFMEYALKAYEKSYFEGDYTDTEMSQIHVTYIIGELYRRVGDFQKASVYFSELIHMKDETKDRRYIEMAKTQWQIMREQQKAETELEQVK
- a CDS encoding alanine racemase yields the protein MLRVDTPSLMLDIEKLTQNIKAMQAYSLQHHIALRPHIKTHKSVHIAKLQLKHGAVGITVAKLSEAEVMADAGIENIFIAYPISAPQKLKKLLHLTLQANITVAIDSIEQARMMNEFFQSSNQTVEVWIKVDSGLHRCGVTPGEEALSLATFITSCSQLRLTGIFTHAGHSYAAKNTEELLLIGEQEAKAVVESALLCEQANIPILHRSVGSTPTYQISGAVAGITEVRPGNAAFFDMVQVGLGVATVEQCALTVLASVVSTKANRVIVDSGSKSLTSERGAHGNESIKGFGYIKEHPDLTIERLSEEHGIVTFSSPHTLQLNDTIEIIPNHACPVVNLFDSYFVHKNGEHIDTWPVDARGCNK